ATAAGCAAAAAGCGAAAATATCAAAATTGCATGAGTATATCAAAAATTGCCGAAGAGATTTTCTACATAAATTATCGAAAAAATTATCTGAAGCGTATAATGCTGTAGTTGTTGAGGATTTGAATATGAAAGGGATGAGTCAGGCATTAAATTTTGGAAAAAGTGTAGGAGATAATGGATGGGGAATGTTTTTAAGAATGCTTGAGTATAAACTGATGTTTTTAGAGAAACAATTTTTGAAGATAGATAAATGGTTTCCGTCATCGAAAACTTGTAGTAGATGTGGAAATGTTAAAGAGAAACTGGAATTATCAGAAAGAAGTTATAAATGTGAGTGCTGTGGAATTGAAATTGATAGAGATTACAATGCGGCACTGAATATAAGAGGTGTTGGAAAAGAAATGTTGAAATATTAGGAAATAAAAAAACAGGGCAGGGACTGTCCGAAGAGCTTGGTAAATATATTTGGCTAGCAAAAGCAGATACTTCCCAAGAAGCTCCCGCTTCTAAAAGCGGGAGTAGTTCACATATTTTAGAATACCTGATTAAAGGGTATTCTTTTTTTCTTTTTTAGAAATGAAATAAAAAATTTAAACTTTTTTATATATTTAAAGTATGATATAATTAAAACATAAATTTTTATGGGAAAAATATTGAGATAGTAAAATAAATAGGAGGAAAAATGTTAGAAAAATTAGCACACTTGAGAGAAGAAGTGTTAGAAAAACTTGATAAAGTTGGAAATCTTGAGGAATTGAATGAATTGAGAGTAAAAATCCTAGGGAAAAAAGGGGAATTTACGGCGATAATGAAGGAAATGGGAAATATCGCTGCTGAGAAAAGAGCTGAGTTTGGAAAAACTACGAATGAAATAAAAAATGTGTTGTTGGCGAAATTTGATGAAACTACAACTGGCTTGAAGGAAATTGCTAAACAGGAAAGATTGAAAAATGAGACAATAGATGTGACTTTGCCGGGAAGAAAAGCTAATGTTGGATCGCTTCATCCACTTACTAAAACAGTTATGGAAATTAAAGATATTGTTTCTTCTATGGGATTTGACATTGTTGATGGACCTGAAGTTGAGTATGTAAAATATAATTTTGATGCATTAAATATTCCAAAAACACATCCATCGAGGGAAATTACTGATACATTTTATATTAAAGAAAATGAAGTTGTATTGAGAACGCAAACTTCTGGAATGCAAATTAGATACATGGAAGACAGAAAACCACCATTTAGAATGATTTCGATTGGAAAAGTTTATCGTCCAGACTACGATGTATCGCATACACCAATGTTTCACCAAATGGAAGGACTTATGGTTGGAGAAAATGTTTCTTTCGCTAATTTTAAAGCGATTTTGGAAAACATTGTAAAGAAAATATTTGGAGAAGACAGAAGAGTAAGATTTAGACCACACTTTTTCCCATTTACAGAACCTTCTGCAGAAATGGACGTAGAATGTGGAGTTTGTAAAGGTGAAGGATGTAGAGTTTGTAAAGGGACAGGATGGCTTGAAATTCTTGGAAGTGGAATGGTAAATCCAAAAGTGCTTTCAGGTGTTGGAATTGACCCACAAAAATATCAAGGATTTGCATTTGGATTGGGACTTGAAAGAATTACAATGTTAAAATATGGAATTGATGACTTAAGAGCATTTTTTGAAAATGATGAGAGATTTTTGGATCAGTTCTAATAGTTTATAATAGTATTTTTAGATAAAATTTTTGATGGAAAATTTATTTGAATGTAGAATAGAAAAAATCAATTGGAGTGTTAAAATGGATGATAAAGAAATCAAAATGGATGATGAGTATGTACAAAAATTTTACGAAGAAATTCGTGAGGATTATGAAAAAAATTCACCAACGAAAACTTTTGCAAAAATAAATCTGGTAGAAGATAAGTTGAAAATAACAGATAGTAAAATTGTGGGATTGCCGTATCTTCCAAAAGGAGCAGAGTTTCCAAAAGCACCTAATGGTGAGGAAATGCTGATGATTGCACAGATTAATTGCGAGGATTTGAAGGGACTAAAGGATTTTCCACAAAAGGGAATTTTACAGTTTTTTGTATTTGATGACGACGATGCTATGTTTGGACTTGACTTTGATAATCCGACGGTTCAAGATACTTTTCGTGTGATTTATTACGATGAGATTAAAGAATTTTACGATGAAAAAGAGCTTGAAAATATTTATAAACCGCATAACTATGAGGAAAGTTTTCTTACAAACAATAATGAAAGTTATAAAATAAAATTTGAGTTACGAACAGAGAAGGAAAGATTTGAAGAGGCGATTTATAATGTGTTTGATAAACTTTGTAAAGAGAAAAATTTGGAGCAGCATCAAGAAGATTGGCTTTATCGTAAAATATTGAATATTGAAATGGAATATTCAGAAGAACCACATTCACAATGTGATGGATTTGCATTTTTTACGCAGAGTGATCCGAGAGAATTTGAAGAAAAATATAAAAAATATGATACGGTGCTATTTCAATTGGATAGCGAATACGATGAAAATACGAAAAAATGGAAAGTTTGTATCGGAGATGCTGGAGTATTAAACTTTTTTATAAATCGTGAAAAGCTAAAAAACAAAGATTTTACAGAAATTCTTTACAATTGGGATTGTTATTAAAAAAAGAAAAAGTTATCCACATTATTGTGAAAAAGACATAATTTATAAATTAAAGAAAGGAGAGTGTGATAATCTATAAATTAAGAATTTATAGGTTTGTCATACAAAAATAGAATGCTAATTTCGTTAAACTGGTTAAAGCAATATATAGATTTAGATGGAATAGAAATAAATGAAATGGAAAATGCCTTGACTATGATTGGTCAGGAAGTAGAAAAAATCGAGGTTTTAGGGGAGAATTTAGAAAATGTTGTAACGGCACAAATTATTGAAAAAGAAATGCACCCTGATTCTGACCACTTGACAATTTGTAAAGTTGATAATGGAAAAGAAATTTTGCAAATCGTGTGTGGAGCGCCTAATCATAAGGCTGGAGACAAAGTTGTGTTGGCACAAGTTGGAGCAAAATTAGCTCCAGATTTTGTTATTAAAAAAGGTAAAATTAGAGGTGTAGAATCGAACGGAATGTTATGTTCTGAAGAAGAATTAAATATTGGGAAAGATTCGGATGGAATTATGATTTTGCCTGAAGATACGCCTGTTGGAGTGCCTATGAAAGAGTATTTAGGAATTAACGATACAGTTTTTGAATTGGAAATCACTCCGAATCGTCCTGATTGTTTATCGCATATTGGGATTGCAAGAGAATTAGGAGCCTATTACAATAAAGAGGTTAAATATCCAAGTTTTGTGATAAATTCAGAAAGTTCTGAAAAAACGGTTGATAACATTTCGGTTGAAATTGAAGACAGTAATTTAGCGAAAAGATATGTGGCTAGAATAATTAAAAATGTTACAGTTAAAGAAAGTCCAAAATGGTTAAAAGAAAGAGTGGAATCTATTGGAATTAGAAGTATTAACAACATTGTAGATGCTTCAAATTTCATAATGATGGAATTGAATCAACCAAATCATACTTTTGATCTGGATAAAATTGAAGGTGGAAAAATTGTTGTGAGAGCGGGACATGAAAATGAAAAATTAGTTACGCTTGATGAGCAAGAAAGAGAATTGAATAGCGATGATATCGTGATTTCTGATGGTGTGAAAGCCGTTGCACTTGGTGGAGTAATGGGTGGACAAAATTCAGAAATTACTGAAAATACAAAAAATATTTTGTTGGAAGTGGCAAACTTCAATTCACAAAATGTTAGAAAAACTTCAAGAAGATTGACATTATTTAGTGAATCTTCATACAGATTTGAAAGAAGAGTCGATGAAGAAAATGCAATTAATGTAATAAATAGACTTGCAAACATCATTCAAGAAGTGGCAGGTGGAGAAATTTTAGAAGGAGTAGTTGACAATTATCCTGTTCCATACAAGAAAAAAACAGCTACATTAAACTTTGAGAGATTGAACCGTTTTGTTGGGAAAAATATTCCACGTGAAACAGTTATTGGGATATTGACTAGACTTGAAATCGAGGTTGTAGATAATGGGGAAACATTGACATTGACTGCACCTACTTACCGTGACGACTTGGAAAATGAGCAAGATTATTTTGAAGAAGTTATTAGAATGTATGGTTTTGATAATATTGAAAATATTTTACCAAAATTGGATATTAGTGAAAAACCAGTTATTGATACAACAAAACTTTCTACACAAGTGAAATTGATTGCGGCAAATGCTGGGCTTAAAGAAGTTATTAATTACAGTTTTGTACCAAAAGATGCAATGGAAAAAATTAAATACACAAGCGTTGAAAGAGAAAATTTAATTGATTTATTGAGACCAATTACAGAAGATTTCGTAACATTACGTCCAACATTGCTTTATAGCTTGTTAAAAAATGCTAAAGAAAATATGAATAGAAATGCTACAAATATTAGATTTTTTGAAGTTAGCAGAACTTTTGTGAAAGCAGAAGAATTGGCGAAGGAAGAAGTGAAATTGGGAATAATTTTGGCTGGAGAAAATAATAAGACATTGTGGAATCCAAAACCAGTTCCTTATGATTTTTATGACTTAAAAGGAATTGTGGAAGAAATTTTCACACAATTAAAATTCAATAATTATATGATAAAACGTTCTGAACAAAGTCAATATCATCCAGGTCGTTCAGTTGACGTATTTGTTGGTCGTGAATTGATTGGAAGTTTTGGGGAAATTCATCCAGACGTATTGGAAAACTTTGATTTAGGAAAAACATCAGTTTTAGTTGGAGAATTTAACATTGACTTGATTCAAAAATATATTGGTAAAAAAATTAAATATCAAGGAATCGTAAAATATCCATCTGTTCCAAGAGATTTTGCGTTCGTTATGAGAGAAGATATTTTGGTAGGAGATGTTTTAAAAACTATTCAAAAAGTTGATAAAAAGATTGAAAAAGTAGAATTGTTTGACATTTATCAAGGTGCAGGAGTGTTGCCAGGAATGAAGAGTGTGGCAATTAGTGTAATCTTGAGAGATAAAAACAAAACACTTGAAGAAAAGGAAATTGTTGATATTTCAAATAAAATTGTGGCTAAAGTTGAGAAAGATTATGGAGCGGTTTTGAGAAAGTAGAAGATAGAATTCAATTTTAAGATTGCTGAGTATCGGATTAAAAAAATGAAACAAAAAGGGGGAAATTGAGGTGTTAAAAATTGTAACTTTGCCATTTAATGAGAGGACAGAAGAATTTGAGCAAGGGAAGCTGGAAAGGATATTAGGAAATGTCCAGATTGTGAAGTATCAGGCTGAGCTAGTGAAAATTGAGGGGAAATATTACTGGACGGCTTTTGTTGAATATGAAAAGGCGGAGAATGTAGATAAAAATTTAGAGAAAAATAATTTTTTGCAAAATGGAAAATATATTAAAGAGGTTAACAAAAATCATGAAGAATATCTTTCAGAAGAAGAAGCCGAGCTATATAAGATTTTGAAGGAATGGAGAGCTGGAGAAGCACAAATGCTGGGATATCCACCTTACATCGTTGCTTCAAATCAGCTTTTAGTTGACATAATAAAGGCAAATCCTAAAACTGTTGAAGAACTTTCGCAAATAAGGGGAATGGGGAAACGGAAAGTTAGAGATTATGGGGAGGAGCTTTTGCTGATTTTGGAGAATTTTTATGATATGAAAAGTTGAATGCGGAAAATAAAAAATGTATTTGTACTTATTTGTACTGTATTGAATTTTTATAAAAAAGTAGTATAAGACTAATAAGAAACCCAATAAAAAGATTATCAAATATAGCATAAAAGAGACTCTGTTTATTAATTGAACAAAGTCTCTTTTTGATTTAATATCAATTTTTTATCCTTTTACTGCATAAACTATAACTGCAAAAGTAACTACAGCTATAATTACCATAAAAAGTCCACTTAATATCATTGAAAAAAAATTCATCAAATTTCGATTTTCACGATTTTTGATACATAGAATAGATAGAACAAAAGAGCATAAAATACATAAAATATTTACAATAGCAAATATATGTGACACTGTATAATGCACTTTAAAAAATGCAATAAATTGGCTTAAAATTGGAATTAAGCTCATAATTAATGCAATTTTACTAACTTTTTGATGTTGTTCCTTGTCTGAAAGAAAAATGTTTTTTTCAGTTGTTTTTTTGATTACTTCATTGTTCATAAAAATCATCCTCTCATTATTTTTTTATTAAATTTTGTTACTTTCTTTTCTATATTTATATGTTACCACATCAACCTTACGGCAACATTTTTGCTGCTTTACATTTACCTTACTTTTTGGAAATTTGGGAAGTTGGGAGTGATTTTTGTGATATAATGATTTATGAATTTTAGTGATAATTGGAGGAAGTTTGAAATGGTTGAAAAATATTTGAGAGATAAATGTATTTTAATTGTGGATGATGAGCAGGAAATTTTGAATATGGTTGTGTCGATTTTGGCAGATGGAGGTTATGAAAATACAAGGACTGCTAGAAATGTGAAAGAGGCTTTAAAATGTGTTGAAGAAAAGAAACCTGATTTTGTGATATTGGATGTGATGCTTCCAGATGGGAATGGTTTTGAGTTGCTTGAAAAGTTGAGAAAGGACAGCGATTATCCGATTTTATTTTTAACAGCACGAGGAGAAGATGAAGACAAGTTTAAAGGATTTGGATTGGGGGCGGACGATTATATTGTAAAACCTTTTTTGCCAAAAGAACTTTTGTTTAGGATTACGGCAATTTTGCGACGGACTTACAAGGAAGAGAATTTTATTGTGAACTTAAATGGCTGTCAGATTGATTTTTCACGAGGAGAAATTGTAAAAGATGGGGGGAAATTTTCCTTAACTGCAAAGGAATACGAACTACTCAAAACTTTATACAGAAATGCTGGACGAATTGTAACGATTGATTCGCTCTGTGAAGCTATTTGGGGAGAAAATGCTTATGTTTACTCAAATTCTTTGATGACACATATTAGACGGATTAGGGAAAAAATTGAGAAAGAGCCGTCACATCCAGTTTCTCTTATAACAATGAAAGGATTAGGTTATAAATTAATCGTGGAGGGAAAATAGCATGAAAAATATATTAAAACTTATACGCCGTTTTGTAATAACAATAATATTAAGCATATTTTTGCTTCTATTTTTAAATATTTTTTTGTTTGAATTTATATTTTTCAAATATTCGACAGATGATTCTCCTTCAGATAAAACTTTTGAAATAGCGAAAATGATAAAATTTAAAGACAGAAAATATTTTTTGCCAGATAAAGAAATTTCCAATTTGAAAAAGCAAAATATTTGGGCAATTGTGATTGACAATGATTCTAAAAAAGTGATATGGCAAACAGAAAACTTGCCAGGCGAGATTCCAAAAGAATATTCGGTATTTGATATAGCTCTATTTTCACATGCTTACATAAAAGGCTATCCAGTTTTTACAACAAAAATTAGAAATGATTTACTTGTATTAGGATATCCAAAAGACAGTTACTGGAAATATTCCACAGCTACCTGGAACTATCGTTTAATTCAAAATGTTCCTAATTTTTTTCTTATATTTTTACTATCCAATATATTTTTTGTATTTTTGATTTACATTTTTTCAAATTCAAAACTTTTAAAATCAGTAAATCCAATAATAAAAGGTATACAGAATTTGCCAAAAGATAATCCAGTAAACATAGATGAAAAAGGCGTTTTATCCGAACTTGCAAAAAGTATAAATAAAACTTCTGAAATTTTGCAAAATCAAAGAGAACAACTGCGAAATAAAGATACAGCACGAGCAAACTGGATTGCAGGAGTTTCCCACGACATTCGTACTCCATTGTCAATGATAATGGGCTATGCAAGTCAATTAAAAACATCTTCAAGTTTATCAGATGAAATGGGAAAAAAACTTTCTGTTATTTTGAAACAAAGTGAGCGTATAAAAAATTTGATAAATGATTTGAATCTTGCTTCAAAATTAGAATATAATATGCAGCCTTTTGAGAAGAAAAAAGAAAATGCAGTTGCACTTGTTCGACAAGTAATTGTTGATTTTTTGAATATGGATATTGACGAGAAATTTCCGATAGAATGGAAGACGAAAAGTGAATTTGTATCTTGCTTTGTTAATGTTGATAAAAATCTGATAAAACGAGCTTTGGCGAATTTAATCCAAAATAGTATTAATCATAATGAAAATGGTTGTACAATTTATGTTTCAGTAAAAGAAGATGAAAAAAATTGTATAATTTGTGTTGAAGATAATGGAATAGGAGTTTCTGATGAAGAGCTCGAAAAGCTCAATAATACGCCACATTATATGGTTTGTGACAAAAATACGACAGAACAGCAGCACGGTTTAGGGCTTCTTATTGTAAAACAAATTATGGATGTCCATAATGGAAAAATTGAGATGAAACATAGTGAATATGGGGGATTTAAGGTTGTTTTACAGATTCTTGAAATGTGAAGGGATTTTTGCTTCTTATAATCTTGTAAATATTTGGATAAAACAGTATAATATAAAAATACAAAATAGTTATATTTTTTGATTTGGAGGGAAAAGATGAGGAAAAAATTTGTGATTTTTTTGAATGGAGAGTATAAATATTCGCAGGAATTTATGGATAGATTGGTTTCGGAAGAGACGATTTGCTTTTGTGCAGATGGCGGGGCAAATTCTGCATTTAAATATGGGAAAATGCCAGAAGTGATTATTGGGGATCTGGATTCGATTGAGAAAAAAGTTTTGGAATATTATAAAAGTAAAAATATTTTGATAAAAAAATTCCCAAAAGACAAGGATTTTACAGATTTTGAGCTGATTTTGAAAGAAATTAATAAAATTTCGGAAAATAAGAATTTTGTTGAGAAAATATTTATTGTTGGTGGGCTTGGGAAACGAATTGATATGACTTTGAGCAATTTATTCATAATGGAAAAGTATAAAACTCTTGTTTTTTTGCAGGAAAATGAAGAAATTTTTTATGCAGAAAAATCTTTTGTCCTAAAAAATAAAAAGGAATGTGAATTTTCAATCATTCCAATTAGTGAAAAAGTTGAAAAATTGACATTAAAAGGCTTTAAGTTTGAAACGGATAAAATTGATGTGAAAAGGGAAAATTCCAGACTTGTGAGCAATGTTATTCTTGAAAATGAGGCTAGCGTGGAATTTGAAAATGGAAAACTGATAATTATTTTGAAAAATAATAATAAAAAATAAAAAAGGATGTGTATAAATATTGAAAAAATTTAGGATTGAGAAGGAACATCAGAGAATGAAAATTTCCCAGTATTTGCGGGAAGTGCAGAATTATTCGGGGAGAAGTTTGAGAAATGTGGAAGTTTTTTTGAATGGGAAGCAGGTTAGGCTTACGAAAAAATTGCC
The DNA window shown above is from Leptotrichia wadei and carries:
- the pheS gene encoding phenylalanine--tRNA ligase subunit alpha, translating into MLEKLAHLREEVLEKLDKVGNLEELNELRVKILGKKGEFTAIMKEMGNIAAEKRAEFGKTTNEIKNVLLAKFDETTTGLKEIAKQERLKNETIDVTLPGRKANVGSLHPLTKTVMEIKDIVSSMGFDIVDGPEVEYVKYNFDALNIPKTHPSREITDTFYIKENEVVLRTQTSGMQIRYMEDRKPPFRMISIGKVYRPDYDVSHTPMFHQMEGLMVGENVSFANFKAILENIVKKIFGEDRRVRFRPHFFPFTEPSAEMDVECGVCKGEGCRVCKGTGWLEILGSGMVNPKVLSGVGIDPQKYQGFAFGLGLERITMLKYGIDDLRAFFENDERFLDQF
- a CDS encoding YwqG family protein, encoding MDDKEIKMDDEYVQKFYEEIREDYEKNSPTKTFAKINLVEDKLKITDSKIVGLPYLPKGAEFPKAPNGEEMLMIAQINCEDLKGLKDFPQKGILQFFVFDDDDAMFGLDFDNPTVQDTFRVIYYDEIKEFYDEKELENIYKPHNYEESFLTNNNESYKIKFELRTEKERFEEAIYNVFDKLCKEKNLEQHQEDWLYRKILNIEMEYSEEPHSQCDGFAFFTQSDPREFEEKYKKYDTVLFQLDSEYDENTKKWKVCIGDAGVLNFFINREKLKNKDFTEILYNWDCY
- the pheT gene encoding phenylalanine--tRNA ligase subunit beta, producing MLISLNWLKQYIDLDGIEINEMENALTMIGQEVEKIEVLGENLENVVTAQIIEKEMHPDSDHLTICKVDNGKEILQIVCGAPNHKAGDKVVLAQVGAKLAPDFVIKKGKIRGVESNGMLCSEEELNIGKDSDGIMILPEDTPVGVPMKEYLGINDTVFELEITPNRPDCLSHIGIARELGAYYNKEVKYPSFVINSESSEKTVDNISVEIEDSNLAKRYVARIIKNVTVKESPKWLKERVESIGIRSINNIVDASNFIMMELNQPNHTFDLDKIEGGKIVVRAGHENEKLVTLDEQERELNSDDIVISDGVKAVALGGVMGGQNSEITENTKNILLEVANFNSQNVRKTSRRLTLFSESSYRFERRVDEENAINVINRLANIIQEVAGGEILEGVVDNYPVPYKKKTATLNFERLNRFVGKNIPRETVIGILTRLEIEVVDNGETLTLTAPTYRDDLENEQDYFEEVIRMYGFDNIENILPKLDISEKPVIDTTKLSTQVKLIAANAGLKEVINYSFVPKDAMEKIKYTSVERENLIDLLRPITEDFVTLRPTLLYSLLKNAKENMNRNATNIRFFEVSRTFVKAEELAKEEVKLGIILAGENNKTLWNPKPVPYDFYDLKGIVEEIFTQLKFNNYMIKRSEQSQYHPGRSVDVFVGRELIGSFGEIHPDVLENFDLGKTSVLVGEFNIDLIQKYIGKKIKYQGIVKYPSVPRDFAFVMREDILVGDVLKTIQKVDKKIEKVELFDIYQGAGVLPGMKSVAISVILRDKNKTLEEKEIVDISNKIVAKVEKDYGAVLRK
- a CDS encoding HRDC domain-containing protein, giving the protein MLKIVTLPFNERTEEFEQGKLERILGNVQIVKYQAELVKIEGKYYWTAFVEYEKAENVDKNLEKNNFLQNGKYIKEVNKNHEEYLSEEEAELYKILKEWRAGEAQMLGYPPYIVASNQLLVDIIKANPKTVEELSQIRGMGKRKVRDYGEELLLILENFYDMKS
- a CDS encoding response regulator transcription factor translates to MVEKYLRDKCILIVDDEQEILNMVVSILADGGYENTRTARNVKEALKCVEEKKPDFVILDVMLPDGNGFELLEKLRKDSDYPILFLTARGEDEDKFKGFGLGADDYIVKPFLPKELLFRITAILRRTYKEENFIVNLNGCQIDFSRGEIVKDGGKFSLTAKEYELLKTLYRNAGRIVTIDSLCEAIWGENAYVYSNSLMTHIRRIREKIEKEPSHPVSLITMKGLGYKLIVEGK
- a CDS encoding sensor histidine kinase; the encoded protein is MKNILKLIRRFVITIILSIFLLLFLNIFLFEFIFFKYSTDDSPSDKTFEIAKMIKFKDRKYFLPDKEISNLKKQNIWAIVIDNDSKKVIWQTENLPGEIPKEYSVFDIALFSHAYIKGYPVFTTKIRNDLLVLGYPKDSYWKYSTATWNYRLIQNVPNFFLIFLLSNIFFVFLIYIFSNSKLLKSVNPIIKGIQNLPKDNPVNIDEKGVLSELAKSINKTSEILQNQREQLRNKDTARANWIAGVSHDIRTPLSMIMGYASQLKTSSSLSDEMGKKLSVILKQSERIKNLINDLNLASKLEYNMQPFEKKKENAVALVRQVIVDFLNMDIDEKFPIEWKTKSEFVSCFVNVDKNLIKRALANLIQNSINHNENGCTIYVSVKEDEKNCIICVEDNGIGVSDEELEKLNNTPHYMVCDKNTTEQQHGLGLLIVKQIMDVHNGKIEMKHSEYGGFKVVLQILEM
- a CDS encoding thiamine diphosphokinase; its protein translation is MRKKFVIFLNGEYKYSQEFMDRLVSEETICFCADGGANSAFKYGKMPEVIIGDLDSIEKKVLEYYKSKNILIKKFPKDKDFTDFELILKEINKISENKNFVEKIFIVGGLGKRIDMTLSNLFIMEKYKTLVFLQENEEIFYAEKSFVLKNKKECEFSIIPISEKVEKLTLKGFKFETDKIDVKRENSRLVSNVILENEASVEFENGKLIIILKNNNKK